The genomic DNA CATTGCTTGCTTTATGGTTTCCAGGCTAAAAAGGAAATCATTGATGCCGAGGTGGTTAGGTTAGCGGCTTTGGATGCTGGTTTCTAATCTTGCCCGGTCGCACTTTTGCGGCCGGTTTTCTTTTTATTTTTCTTTGCTAAATTACCGTGATATTTTGCAAAAGGTTATACTGACCTACCAAAATAATTTGCAATTTTTGCTGATTACAGCCTACTTCTATGCTATTTTATTTTGATAAATCGGTGCCTAAATAATTTGCAAGTTCACACTATTCCTGTTTTTTAGCAATTTCCGAACTTCCTTTTTTTAAGGTGCAAAGTTGAAAAACATTGGGGTTGTTCCAGCCTTCTCTTAAGGCCGAGTGGGAAAAAATAAAAGCTAAAGGCTCTGCAAAAGAGTCTAAAGCATCTTTTGAGGAAAGAGAATTTTCTCCTAATCACCCTTTCGCGCCGGCGGATTTCTTCATTTAGCCGTTCTAAACTATTGGTGGTACGAAGTCTTCAAAGGTAATTTGTCCACCATTAGAACAAGTCCAAATTATTGTGTAAAAATCCCTCTTGTTAGAAGCAAATGAATAATGGGTGATTAATCACTATCACTTACCCAGTATACCGCCTTTGGCCCTTAAAGGGTCAAGGATACATTATCGCAGGCTTTGCCCGTCCTTGACTACAGGGCCTTCGGCGGGGATAAGCAGTTAACGGTGGTGATTAGTTATCTCATTGTAATAATCTTTTTTCTTAATTTTTTTGAGGCTTCTTTTTGCCATTCAAAATACTCGGCCATGTCTAAGTATTTTTTGCTAGAGGCCAATTTTTTTCATCTTGTTTCCATTAGCAAAGCGCCAATTAACCGGATTGCTGATTCACGATTAGGAAAGATCCTTTTGCTATACCTTTCAGGAAGCTCTAAAACTGCTACAGCATCTTCAAAACCAGATTCTAAAATATCCACATGGCCTTAGCCGCCTTAGTTCTATACTCATCAAGTGCCTGATTTTGAATCTGGAGCCTCTAATATAGCTCTTACTTTGGCATGGACTTCTTTTTGTAAAGTTTTTGGGGTTTTATCGAGAATATTGCGCATAAAATGAGTTTGGCACCGCTGCCAGGTTGCTCCCTGGAAGTGCTGGCGAATAGCGTGTCTTAAGCCGTTATGGGGGGCTGAAACTACTAAGTCAACACCATGTAAACCTCTTTGTTTGAGCCAGGAGAAAAATTTACGTGAGATTTTCTGATTCGCTGTCGCCAAGCAGAATACCTAATACTTCCCGGTACCTTCTTCGTTTACGCCAACAGCAATTAATACGCCTCGCTGCCGGACACGGCCGTCTTCTCTAACTCTTATGACCATCGCATCTACTATGACTAAGGGGTAGCTTTTTTCTCTAAGAGGTCTTGAATTCCAGCTGGTCACAAAGGGTCAAGATTTTTGCAAAGTTCTGAAATTGTAGGCTTTGAAAACTCGGTACCGCAAAGTTCATAAGTTATCTCTTCAATTTTTCTGGTAGATATGCCATTAGCCACCATTTCCATTAATGCCAATAAGAGGACCCGTTCGCTTCTTTGTGGGTCAATTTTAGGCCAGTTTTCCATATATTTCAAAAAAGGTTAGCTACTTACCTAAATTAGTTAATGTGGTTGTCAAGCAGACTGTTCCTTTGCAGAAACAGTCCCTCATAAAACCGTGCTTGCGCTATTTACGTACACAGCTCCTCACTCGGAGATTCACACATTTATGCATAATCCCTGACGATTGTCAAATATGCTTACATATATTTTAGGTCTTAGCAGTGGTCTCGATTCGAGCAGCAAAAAGAATTTTTCCCATGTGTAACTATTAAGCTGACTCCTTCGGTTGAGCCACTTAAATATTAGTTTTGTAGTCTCGTATCAGAATTTTGACAGCATTTGTCCGTGGTCTGTAATTCCATAATACCCGTAATGACCTATAAGTTTAAATCTTATCTTATTTCTTCTAGTAGCTTGTTAACAGGATTTGTGCGATTAGCTTTTATCCATTCTTTCATTCTTAGCAATGCAGCTTGGAATTTCTTTCTGCTAGTCTTTCGTTTCACCCTGAATTTGCCGGTGCGACTTTTCCTTATAAAAAACTTCTAAATTTGCCTTTTGGGCTAATTTGCTCAGTAGTTTTACTGCTTTTACTGATTTTGGATATTCATCTTCGTTTCGATAAGTTACATAATGGGTAATTTTTTTGATGGCGCCGCTTCAATTTTTTCAACTTCTTCTATATAGCCGCCGATTACTAAGTCTTTCATTAATACTATTAATTTTTTTGCCTGTTTTCATATTCTCCACTATTTAATTGCCCCAATCATATTTTTTCAATCATTTATTACCCTAGTATAGTCAATATAATTGTATTTCTTCTCTTTCTTTTAGGATTTTCTCGGTTATTCTGACTATATCACCATCTATTTTATGATTCTGAACATCAGTTTCTAATATTTCTATTACCTGGGCAACATTCATCGGATTCCGGTAGCTTCTTTTTTCCATTACCGCAGCTGTAATATCAGCTACTTGAATAATACGAGCTTCTAAGTCTAAATCTTTTTCATTTACTTTAAACGGATACCCGCTGCCATCTAACTTTTCGTGATGGTATCCTGCCCACTTACAAATATCTTCTAACCCACCAATATCTTCAAAAAGTTTAAAAGTGTAAAAGGGATGGGATTTCATAAGTAAAAATTCCACTTCGGTTAATTTTCCTGGTTTATTAAGGATCTTTGTGGGAATTGCAAGTTTCCCTATATCATGTAGGATACTGGCAAATTCAATCTTACTTATTTGTTCCTTGCTAAGCTTTAATTCTTCACTTATTTTTACCGCAAGCTTTGCTACTCGTTGTGAATGCCTGCGGGTCAATAGGTCTTTGTTATCAATTAATTTTGCAATTAAGACATTAACCCTTTTAAGCTCTTCCTCAGCTAAGATATTTAATTTTTCCCAACCCATCGTTAGCTTTAGAATGTCCAAAAATAAAAATTCTTCTTCTAAATTAAACCAAAATGCTTCTTTTTCCATGAGTTCTAAAAGAGCACAAACTGTGCCCATTTCTTTATATTCATCAATTAGATATTTTTTTATCTTATTTTTCGTAAAAATACATACTTTACGCCTTCTTAACTTATCAGCTACTTTCTCTGCTAAAAATATGATTTCAAAGATTTGCCCCATAACTTTTCTATCCTTAAATAATAAGTGTTCTTCATCGACCAATGAGTATAAAAACAGATTTTCCATTTCTTCTTTACTTAATTGCAACTTTCTACCCAGTTGAAGGGCAATAAAGGTTCTTCTTAAGAGGTGCAAACGATCCTGTTTTTCATATAATCCGAATGTTCTATTCAAGGAAAAAGCAAGTGATGCAACATTAATAGATAATGCCATTGCCACTTCTCCCTTCAGCTTAGTCATTGTATTATTAAGTTAAACATAGGTTTCAGTGTAAAGTAACACCGTTTAAAACTTAAAAATCGTTGCACCTAAAGTTCAAAAACCTTTCGATCTGTCCCCCCCGAGAAGCAAAGTGTATAATACATAAATTTGCAATCAAATTAATTACCTTTCTCCTTTGTTTTATAAAAGAGAACTATTAAATCATCAAGTTTTTTACTCACTTCTAGCAATTTTTCCTTTTCATTTGGCTTAATTTTATATATCATCTGTCTT from Carboxydothermus pertinax includes the following:
- a CDS encoding transposase — its product is MDILESGFEDAVAVLELPERYSKRIFPNRESAIRLIGALLMETR
- a CDS encoding transposase, with the protein product MENWPKIDPQRSERVLLLALMEMVANGISTRKIEEITYELCGTEFSKPTISELCKNLDPL
- a CDS encoding HD-GYP domain-containing protein produces the protein MALSINVASLAFSLNRTFGLYEKQDRLHLLRRTFIALQLGRKLQLSKEEMENLFLYSLVDEEHLLFKDRKVMGQIFEIIFLAEKVADKLRRRKVCIFTKNKIKKYLIDEYKEMGTVCALLELMEKEAFWFNLEEEFLFLDILKLTMGWEKLNILAEEELKRVNVLIAKLIDNKDLLTRRHSQRVAKLAVKISEELKLSKEQISKIEFASILHDIGKLAIPTKILNKPGKLTEVEFLLMKSHPFYTFKLFEDIGGLEDICKWAGYHHEKLDGSGYPFKVNEKDLDLEARIIQVADITAAVMEKRSYRNPMNVAQVIEILETDVQNHKIDGDIVRITEKILKEREEIQLY
- a CDS encoding Spo0E family sporulation regulatory protein-aspartic acid phosphatase, which codes for MRDIEEKRQMIYKIKPNEKEKLLEVSKKLDDLIVLFYKTKEKGN